The following coding sequences lie in one Rhodopirellula bahusiensis genomic window:
- a CDS encoding two-component system sensor histidine kinase NtrB codes for MTQRHDLPAQVLPRRGQSIPPEFFRAIAESTVDWESWQSANGQVVWVNQAVERFTGYTPKECLAMDDYPLPMIAAEDRERMGRHLEEASKGSTGNNVEFKVLHRDQSTSWVAVSWQPMTDREGNSLGFRASFRDVTERRQMREQLREQNAELEHLVQMRTAKIAQLEKHRLKMEKLAALGELAAGVAHEINNPLAGIRNAFALLKRHLPSNVKHYDKLDLIDGEIERIRGITHQMFQLYRPSQQLAVIFDIRRCLDELISLAMPMSRKCKVEVQLRCEPLPATNELEMNQVLLREGELKQILLNLIHNAIQASAAEQTVRLDVRADGDRLVVRVNDHGCGIEADVIGAIFDPFFSTKTTTVGQGMGLGLSVTRGLVEAMQGTIEVTSQPNEGTTFCVQLPRLLKTEPEAK; via the coding sequence ATGACGCAAAGACACGACCTACCGGCACAAGTCCTTCCTCGTCGCGGGCAATCGATCCCGCCGGAGTTCTTTCGTGCAATCGCCGAAAGCACGGTGGACTGGGAAAGTTGGCAATCCGCCAACGGTCAGGTTGTGTGGGTGAACCAAGCGGTCGAGCGATTCACCGGATACACACCCAAAGAATGCCTCGCGATGGATGACTACCCATTGCCGATGATTGCCGCAGAAGATCGCGAACGCATGGGGCGTCACTTGGAGGAAGCATCCAAGGGGAGCACTGGAAACAACGTCGAGTTCAAAGTCTTGCATCGTGATCAATCCACCTCATGGGTCGCCGTATCTTGGCAGCCCATGACTGACCGCGAAGGCAATTCACTAGGATTCCGGGCAAGTTTTCGCGATGTGACCGAGCGTCGTCAAATGCGTGAACAACTGCGGGAACAGAACGCCGAATTGGAACACTTGGTACAGATGCGGACAGCCAAGATTGCTCAGCTAGAAAAGCATCGACTCAAGATGGAGAAGCTCGCCGCGCTGGGAGAACTTGCCGCCGGCGTCGCTCACGAGATCAACAACCCGCTGGCCGGGATTCGCAACGCATTTGCACTTTTGAAACGGCATCTGCCGTCGAATGTGAAGCACTACGACAAACTCGATTTGATCGATGGTGAGATTGAACGAATCCGTGGCATCACGCACCAGATGTTCCAACTGTATCGTCCGAGCCAACAGCTAGCGGTCATTTTTGATATTCGTCGGTGTTTGGACGAATTGATTTCCTTGGCGATGCCCATGTCACGAAAATGCAAAGTGGAGGTGCAACTGCGCTGCGAACCTTTGCCGGCCACAAACGAATTGGAAATGAATCAGGTTCTGCTTCGCGAAGGGGAGTTGAAACAGATCCTTTTGAATCTGATTCACAACGCGATTCAGGCCTCAGCGGCAGAGCAAACGGTGAGATTGGACGTGCGTGCTGATGGAGATCGATTGGTCGTGCGAGTCAACGATCATGGATGCGGAATTGAAGCGGACGTGATTGGTGCCATCTTTGATCCCTTTTTCAGCACGAAGACCACAACCGTTGGGCAAGGAATGGGATTGGGGCTCTCCGTCACTCGCGGATTGGTCGAAGCAATGCAGGGAACGATCGAAGTCACCAGTCAGCCAAACGAGGGCACGACGTTTTGCGTTCAACTTCCAAGACTTTTGAAGACGGAGCCGGAAGCGAAGTGA
- a CDS encoding HPP family protein, which produces MLGSRWLGVELVEVSQHEKLISAVGSACAIYCVFYVTSLCLPTMAAAGVIASMGASAVLLYAVPHGPLSQPWPLIAGHTISACVGVTCYQWISNPAVATALAVGISIGLMYQLRCIHPPGGATAFTAVMGGEAVHELGYAYVLYPILANVALMLVLAVLINAPFRWRRYPAGLFRSPVAIEENENAVAYPTHEEVLSAIRSLDSFVDVSEEDLICLVQRFGKLDESLFQPGDASKHKVSLSEPEKRALELTQCDDEVLR; this is translated from the coding sequence ATGCTAGGAAGCAGATGGCTAGGCGTCGAACTTGTTGAAGTCAGCCAGCACGAAAAACTCATTTCGGCAGTAGGTTCTGCCTGCGCAATCTACTGCGTCTTCTATGTCACCAGTCTTTGCCTGCCAACGATGGCGGCGGCTGGCGTGATCGCTTCCATGGGAGCCAGCGCGGTTTTGTTGTACGCGGTCCCACACGGACCGTTGTCTCAGCCGTGGCCTTTGATCGCCGGACACACGATCTCCGCTTGCGTCGGCGTGACGTGCTATCAGTGGATCAGCAACCCAGCCGTGGCAACCGCCCTCGCGGTCGGAATTTCGATCGGCCTGATGTACCAACTTCGCTGCATCCATCCTCCCGGAGGCGCGACCGCTTTCACTGCCGTCATGGGAGGCGAAGCGGTTCACGAATTGGGATACGCGTATGTGCTTTACCCAATTTTGGCGAACGTCGCATTGATGCTCGTCCTTGCAGTTCTCATCAACGCACCGTTCCGCTGGCGCCGGTACCCTGCTGGGTTGTTTCGATCACCGGTTGCGATAGAAGAGAATGAAAACGCCGTTGCCTACCCTACTCATGAGGAAGTGCTGTCAGCTATCCGTTCGTTGGATTCGTTCGTCGACGTCAGCGAAGAAGACCTGATCTGTCTCGTGCAACGGTTCGGCAAATTGGACGAGTCCCTGTTCCAACCCGGCGACGCTTCGAAACACAAAGTATCTTTGAGCGAACCGGAAAAACGTGCTCTCGAGCTGACCCAATGTGACGATGAAGTCTTGCGATAG
- a CDS encoding sigma-54-dependent transcriptional regulator: MITNTMQRILIADDEPLFRETTAEFLREEGFECLCVEDANDAISVLNEHPFDLILSDLNMPGNLKFELLKEGRTKHSDVPMIVITGAPSLPSAIESVRLGVTDYLLKPVKLEDLLIAVQRSLSQAGQHLKNERSASSDPVNSDTESDGPTSWPNELGILGNSSKMQEVLEIVERVAMSDTNVLVTGESGTGKEVIANAIHHRSHRRANAMQVIDCTSIPESLFESALFGHIKGSFTGAVKDQAGLLRACDRGTAFIDELGELPLSSQAKLLRVIQEQTFTPVGDSQPIRVNTRFVCATNRDLQAEVDADRFRHDLYYRLAVVHIELPPLRERGDDVILLANAFLKKYQRSGDSPSSFAAETLDCFRNYRWPGNIRELRNVVERSVALATDRVIQPTDLPKPLRDSLHNPQPETLDLAEVSRDIALDTADRAYLLQLLEKHQGVIASAARQAGLSRQGMNKLLKRHNIDANDFRR, from the coding sequence GTGATTACAAACACCATGCAGCGCATCTTGATCGCCGACGATGAACCGCTCTTTCGTGAAACGACGGCCGAATTTCTACGGGAGGAAGGTTTCGAGTGCCTGTGCGTTGAGGATGCGAACGATGCCATTTCCGTGTTGAATGAGCATCCGTTCGATTTGATCCTTTCCGACCTGAACATGCCGGGAAACCTGAAGTTCGAACTCCTGAAAGAAGGACGAACGAAACATTCCGATGTCCCGATGATCGTCATTACTGGAGCACCATCATTGCCTTCCGCTATCGAGAGCGTTCGCTTGGGCGTCACGGACTACTTGCTGAAGCCGGTGAAGTTGGAGGATCTGCTGATCGCGGTCCAACGTTCGCTTTCCCAGGCCGGTCAGCATCTGAAGAATGAACGAAGTGCGTCGTCAGATCCGGTGAATAGCGACACCGAGTCTGACGGTCCAACCTCGTGGCCGAATGAACTTGGAATTTTGGGCAACAGTTCGAAGATGCAAGAGGTTTTAGAGATCGTCGAGCGAGTTGCGATGAGCGACACCAACGTTCTGGTCACCGGCGAGAGCGGGACGGGAAAAGAAGTCATCGCCAATGCAATTCACCACCGAAGCCATCGCCGAGCGAACGCGATGCAGGTCATCGATTGCACATCCATTCCTGAGTCTCTGTTTGAGTCCGCCTTGTTTGGTCACATCAAAGGATCTTTCACCGGTGCGGTGAAAGATCAGGCGGGATTGTTGCGAGCGTGCGACAGAGGAACCGCATTCATTGACGAACTGGGTGAATTGCCATTGTCTTCGCAGGCCAAACTATTGCGAGTCATTCAGGAACAAACCTTCACCCCAGTCGGTGACAGTCAACCCATTCGTGTGAACACTCGATTTGTCTGCGCCACCAACCGCGACCTTCAGGCGGAAGTCGACGCGGATCGGTTTCGTCACGATTTGTATTACCGATTGGCGGTTGTGCACATTGAACTGCCGCCGCTGCGTGAACGTGGTGACGATGTGATTCTGTTGGCAAATGCGTTTCTGAAGAAGTATCAGCGTTCCGGTGATAGTCCGAGTTCGTTTGCCGCGGAAACGCTGGATTGCTTTCGGAACTATCGATGGCCGGGAAATATTCGTGAGCTTCGCAACGTTGTTGAGCGTTCGGTCGCTCTCGCGACGGACCGAGTCATTCAGCCGACCGATCTGCCCAAACCACTTCGAGATTCGCTCCACAATCCACAACCCGAAACATTGGATTTGGCTGAGGTGTCGCGAGACATCGCTCTCGACACGGCTGATCGTGCCTACTTGTTGCAACTGTTGGAAAAGCATCAAGGCGTCATAGCCAGCGCGGCACGCCAAGCCGGATTGTCTCGCCAAGGAATGAACAAGCTATTGAAGCGTCACAACATCGACGCCAACGACTTCCGCAGGTGA
- a CDS encoding RedB, with protein sequence MIASFASQPNIVAYAFIPSGKTDSWIESETTDKLRSFGNVSIVADHDAKASRQFDVATSGHVLVYNDAKLRFSGGITPSRGHEGTCDSGAAFLNSINGESNQRVEWPVFGCAIVSPSEGA encoded by the coding sequence ATGATCGCATCATTCGCGTCGCAACCAAACATCGTCGCATACGCATTCATTCCATCCGGCAAAACTGATAGTTGGATTGAATCGGAAACGACTGACAAATTGCGGTCGTTTGGCAATGTATCCATTGTTGCTGACCATGATGCGAAGGCATCTCGGCAGTTTGATGTAGCAACATCGGGACATGTGCTCGTCTACAACGACGCAAAGCTGAGATTCAGCGGTGGTATCACACCTTCACGTGGGCACGAGGGAACCTGCGACTCCGGCGCCGCGTTCCTGAACAGCATCAACGGCGAATCAAACCAGCGTGTTGAATGGCCGGTCTTTGGATGTGCAATCGTTAGCCCCAGCGAAGGTGCCTGA